Proteins from a single region of Undibacterium sp. KW1:
- a CDS encoding DUF2145 domain-containing protein, with product MRTRSLASSKVLIIIQRLFIVIALACTAPAFAGRPCEENNYDPKKVMQALEFAHKTQIRLDESQANVAIIARVGQDLSKYNLRYSHLGLIERLPDGTWSVMHELNQCGTANSELFREGLGNFFMDDMFAFETLVLIPSSETQQKIQQVMADGRAKNLHAARYNMLSYAYSTMYQNSNQWALEVLAAAQANDVRIENRTQAQAWLKSVSYKPDTIYIPSLTRLGARMFRANVAFDDHPFDRRMAGQIDTVTVESIVRFMMSRDGKAEKFVLKQ from the coding sequence ATGCGCACACGCTCACTGGCTTCCTCCAAGGTTCTGATAATAATTCAGCGTCTATTCATCGTCATCGCTCTCGCCTGTACGGCACCGGCTTTTGCCGGTCGCCCTTGCGAGGAAAATAATTACGATCCCAAGAAAGTCATGCAGGCGCTGGAGTTTGCGCACAAGACCCAGATCAGGCTCGACGAAAGCCAGGCCAATGTTGCCATCATCGCCCGCGTTGGCCAGGATTTATCGAAATACAATTTACGTTACTCCCACCTGGGCCTGATAGAACGCCTGCCAGATGGTACCTGGTCTGTCATGCATGAGCTGAACCAATGCGGCACAGCCAATTCAGAATTATTCAGGGAAGGTCTGGGTAATTTTTTCATGGACGACATGTTCGCCTTTGAAACCCTGGTCCTTATTCCCAGCAGTGAAACACAACAGAAAATACAACAGGTGATGGCCGATGGCCGTGCAAAAAACCTGCATGCAGCACGCTACAACATGCTGTCTTATGCCTACTCCACCATGTACCAGAATTCAAATCAATGGGCACTGGAAGTTCTCGCCGCAGCGCAAGCCAATGACGTGCGCATAGAAAACCGCACGCAGGCCCAGGCATGGTTAAAGTCAGTATCCTATAAACCTGACACCATCTACATACCCTCCCTTACGCGCCTGGGCGCCCGCATGTTCCGCGCCAACGTCGCCTTCGACGACCATCCATTTGACCGCCGCATGGCCGGGCAAATCGATACCGTCACGGTTGAATCCATAGTTCGATTCATGATGTCTCGCGATGGCAAGGCTGAAAAATTCGTGCTGAAGCAGTAA
- a CDS encoding M13 family metallopeptidase, protein MKRLLLSTLALSLLANAAQAADPSPTTVVAKATALGSGIYPENMDKAVRAQDDFYRYAQGAWLTANEIPADKSDWGTFMKAREDVQQQLRTIVESAAKESNKVAGSDTQKIGDLYNSFMNEEKLNALGIAALKSDLSKIAAMRNKKAIPGLIAHFHEIGVNTPIRVGIGQDNKNSSQYAVDVSQAGLGLPNRDYYLKLDDAKMADIRAKYKAHIEKMLTLAGEKNPATQADDIIALETAIAKVQWTAVENRDPVKTYNKMAVIDLNKMTPAFNWTAYLQSAHMHGKVNALIVSQPSYIKGFGDNLNNFTLDVWKSYFTWHLIRAYSPFLSSDFVNENFAFYEATIAGIKENRTRDKRGIALTDQVLGETVGKIYVEKYFSPEVKQRTEKMVGYFLEAFKQSIDTLDWMSPETKKQAQIKLSKISVKIGYPKKWRDYSSLTIKSDDLVGNLMRARKARYVREVAKLGKPIDREEWHMTPQTVNAYYSPEMNEIVFPAARLQSPLFDVNAEDAFNYGALGISIGHEISHAFDDQGAQYDGDGNLRNWWTAEDQEKFKKKTRVLVEQYNAYSPLPGHFLNGELTLGENIADNAGIVMALRAYKLSLQGKPAPVIDGWTAEQRLFMGLAQARRGKSREQRAITLIKTDPHSPGEFRVNGSLVNHPDFYTSFDVKPGDKMYLTPDKRVSIW, encoded by the coding sequence ATGAAACGCTTACTACTCAGCACTCTCGCCCTCAGCCTGCTGGCCAATGCTGCCCAGGCAGCAGACCCCAGCCCAACCACAGTCGTTGCCAAAGCGACTGCCCTTGGCTCTGGCATCTATCCCGAAAACATGGACAAGGCAGTGCGTGCTCAGGATGATTTTTATCGCTATGCGCAAGGTGCATGGTTAACGGCCAATGAAATCCCGGCAGACAAATCAGACTGGGGTACGTTCATGAAAGCGCGTGAGGATGTGCAGCAGCAATTGCGCACCATCGTTGAAAGCGCCGCCAAAGAAAGCAATAAAGTAGCAGGATCAGATACACAGAAAATCGGTGATCTCTACAACAGCTTCATGAATGAAGAAAAACTTAATGCGTTGGGTATTGCAGCGCTGAAAAGTGACCTGAGCAAGATTGCAGCAATGCGAAACAAAAAGGCCATACCAGGCCTGATTGCGCATTTTCATGAGATAGGCGTCAACACGCCGATACGTGTGGGTATTGGTCAGGACAATAAAAATTCCAGTCAATATGCCGTCGATGTCAGTCAAGCTGGGCTGGGCTTACCAAACCGCGACTACTACCTGAAGCTGGATGATGCGAAGATGGCTGACATCCGCGCAAAATACAAAGCGCACATAGAAAAAATGCTGACGCTGGCAGGCGAAAAAAATCCTGCGACACAAGCCGACGATATCATCGCACTCGAAACTGCTATTGCAAAGGTACAGTGGACAGCAGTAGAAAACCGTGATCCGGTCAAGACCTATAACAAAATGGCCGTCATCGATTTGAACAAGATGACTCCGGCATTCAACTGGACAGCCTATCTGCAATCCGCTCACATGCATGGCAAAGTCAATGCCCTCATCGTATCGCAGCCAAGTTATATCAAGGGTTTTGGCGATAACCTGAACAACTTCACGCTGGATGTCTGGAAGTCATATTTCACCTGGCACCTGATCCGTGCCTACAGCCCCTTCCTGTCGTCTGATTTTGTCAATGAAAACTTTGCATTCTATGAAGCCACGATTGCTGGCATCAAGGAAAACCGCACTCGCGATAAACGCGGTATAGCACTGACAGATCAGGTATTGGGTGAAACCGTAGGTAAAATTTATGTAGAAAAATACTTCTCACCTGAAGTCAAACAGCGCACAGAAAAGATGGTGGGCTATTTCCTCGAAGCCTTCAAACAAAGCATAGACACACTGGACTGGATGAGCCCGGAAACCAAGAAGCAGGCGCAAATCAAACTATCCAAGATCAGCGTCAAGATAGGCTATCCAAAAAAATGGCGTGATTATTCCAGTCTGACGATAAAGAGCGATGACCTGGTTGGTAATCTCATGCGCGCACGCAAGGCACGTTATGTCAGGGAAGTTGCCAAGCTCGGCAAACCCATAGACCGTGAAGAATGGCATATGACACCGCAAACGGTGAATGCCTATTACAGCCCTGAGATGAATGAAATCGTCTTCCCTGCTGCACGTTTGCAATCACCCCTGTTTGATGTGAATGCAGAAGATGCATTCAACTACGGCGCACTGGGTATTTCCATCGGCCATGAAATCAGCCACGCTTTCGATGACCAGGGCGCGCAGTATGATGGCGACGGTAATTTGCGTAACTGGTGGACAGCCGAAGACCAGGAAAAATTCAAGAAAAAAACCAGAGTACTGGTAGAGCAATACAATGCCTACAGCCCCTTGCCTGGTCACTTCCTCAATGGTGAGCTGACCCTGGGTGAAAACATTGCCGACAATGCCGGTATCGTCATGGCATTGCGTGCCTACAAGCTGTCACTGCAAGGCAAACCTGCACCTGTGATCGATGGCTGGACCGCCGAGCAACGCCTGTTCATGGGCCTGGCACAAGCCCGACGCGGCAAGTCACGCGAGCAACGTGCGATTACCCTCATCAAGACTGACCCGCATTCCCCAGGAGAATTCCGTGTCAATGGCAGCCTGGTCAATCATCCTGATTTTTATACCTCGTTTGACGTCAAACCTGGCGACAAGATGTATCTGACACCGGATAAGCGCGTCAGTATCTGGTAA
- a CDS encoding MerR family transcriptional regulator, translated as MLLKIGELAKRIGLTIRALHHYEEIGLVQPSSRTASGYRLYNRDDVARLHRVQALRGLGLSLAEARDMLNGGGADLRQLIRQQMCAIDRQIADANDLRDRLATLEEKLSSEKEPELDEWLNTLRLMATQRQYFSAEEIAIFQKRAAQNDFRQEWPKLVTAVRSLMENGIPATDIQAKNLAREWIDLCKTSMGDDPRFFAKLSNMHRTDFSAQAITGIDGELLDFILQALHEIRCDVFANYLDQDELQHYRKHGQQNMQEWLNTFAQTRQLMESKPAPGHPDIMKLMRHWQWLIADTWGANPITHAKVQTAHEQHPEMLAGSGYTADMKQFVEQGMLALMVSDMSANLSDHAAG; from the coding sequence ATGTTACTCAAGATAGGCGAACTGGCAAAGCGCATAGGCCTGACTATCCGTGCGCTGCATCATTATGAAGAAATAGGGCTGGTGCAGCCGTCTTCGCGCACGGCATCAGGTTATCGTTTATATAACAGAGATGATGTCGCCCGTCTGCACCGCGTGCAGGCACTGCGTGGCCTCGGGCTGTCACTGGCAGAGGCACGCGATATGCTCAATGGTGGCGGCGCAGACTTGCGTCAGTTGATACGTCAGCAGATGTGTGCAATAGACAGACAAATTGCGGATGCGAATGATTTACGCGATCGCCTGGCTACACTGGAAGAAAAACTGTCTTCAGAAAAAGAGCCGGAGCTTGATGAGTGGCTCAACACCTTGCGCCTGATGGCGACACAGCGCCAGTATTTCAGTGCCGAAGAAATTGCCATCTTCCAAAAACGGGCAGCACAAAACGATTTCAGGCAGGAATGGCCCAAACTGGTGACCGCCGTCCGCAGCCTCATGGAGAACGGCATACCTGCCACTGATATACAGGCCAAAAATCTGGCGCGCGAGTGGATAGACTTGTGCAAGACCAGCATGGGGGATGATCCGCGTTTCTTCGCCAAACTCAGCAATATGCACAGGACAGATTTTTCTGCCCAGGCCATCACCGGCATTGACGGTGAATTGCTCGATTTTATTTTACAGGCCTTGCATGAAATACGCTGCGATGTCTTTGCAAACTACCTGGATCAGGATGAGTTGCAGCATTACCGCAAACATGGCCAGCAGAATATGCAGGAATGGCTGAACACATTTGCACAGACCCGGCAACTGATGGAAAGCAAGCCCGCACCTGGCCATCCCGACATCATGAAACTCATGCGCCACTGGCAATGGCTGATTGCTGACACCTGGGGCGCAAACCCCATTACGCATGCGAAAGTCCAGACTGCTCACGAGCAGCATCCAGAGATGCTGGCTGGCAGTGGCTATACAGCAGACATGAAGCAATTTGTTGAACAAGGCATGCTGGCGTTGATGGTCAGTGATATGTCTGCCAATCTGTCGGACCATGCAGCCGGCTGA
- a CDS encoding sensor histidine kinase, giving the protein MIKQYYLRTVSALLSSLTPTWRERIYKILSDMPRLLGINLACGFAVTYVLRTGGSLFVNVTVSMFIGFSAYTLINGTKQLIWRDKEPHVIGFYLMCLLVAPLAFFVGLLIASYLLNFSINAFSHFQWNHVSNFVIMTCIVSLVAAWSFWNRGKMAELVAAAEAEKAKNAAIEKQALQAQLQMLQAQIEPHMLFNTLANLQGLIAIDPERAQHMLAQLIIYLRNTLSSSRAEQTSLKQEFTLMQAYLELLAIRMGKRLRYTMDLPDALQQTSIAPMLLQPLVENAIKHGLEPKMEGGSIHVVAEAVTGQLHLKVIDTGLGLPFNYDDSHVASTDGLHVGNANIRDRLLALYGPQASLTLTANAPEGAIAHLTIPLPQLP; this is encoded by the coding sequence ATGATCAAACAGTATTATTTGCGCACAGTGTCCGCCCTGTTATCAAGCCTGACACCAACATGGCGCGAGCGCATATACAAGATTTTGTCGGATATGCCGCGTCTGCTGGGCATCAATCTGGCCTGCGGCTTTGCTGTCACCTACGTACTGCGCACAGGAGGCAGCCTGTTCGTGAACGTTACCGTTTCCATGTTCATAGGCTTTTCTGCCTATACCCTCATCAACGGTACAAAGCAGTTGATCTGGCGGGACAAGGAGCCCCATGTCATCGGCTTTTACCTGATGTGCCTGCTGGTTGCGCCACTGGCTTTTTTCGTCGGTCTGCTGATTGCGTCCTATCTGCTCAATTTTTCCATCAATGCCTTTTCCCATTTCCAGTGGAACCATGTGAGCAATTTTGTCATCATGACCTGCATCGTCAGTCTTGTGGCAGCCTGGTCTTTCTGGAACCGGGGGAAAATGGCAGAGCTGGTCGCCGCTGCCGAAGCAGAAAAAGCAAAAAATGCAGCCATAGAAAAACAAGCTCTGCAAGCGCAATTACAAATGCTGCAAGCGCAAATAGAGCCGCATATGCTGTTCAACACCCTGGCCAATCTGCAGGGCCTGATAGCGATCGACCCTGAGCGCGCCCAGCACATGCTGGCGCAACTGATCATTTACCTGCGCAACACTCTTAGCTCTTCGCGTGCTGAACAAACCAGCCTGAAGCAGGAGTTCACCCTCATGCAAGCCTATCTGGAACTGCTCGCCATACGCATGGGAAAGCGCCTACGATACACAATGGACTTGCCCGATGCCTTGCAGCAGACCAGCATTGCCCCCATGCTCTTGCAACCATTGGTAGAAAACGCCATCAAGCATGGTCTGGAGCCAAAAATGGAAGGTGGCAGCATCCATGTCGTCGCTGAAGCCGTGACAGGACAATTGCACCTGAAAGTCATCGATACCGGCCTGGGCCTGCCTTTCAATTACGATGATAGCCATGTTGCGAGCACCGACGGACTGCACGTAGGCAATGCCAATATCCGTGACCGCCTGCTTGCCCTGTATGGCCCACAAGCCAGCCTGACACTGACGGCCAACGCGCCTGAAGGGGCGATTGCCCATTTGACTATTCCATTACCACAATTACCATGA
- a CDS encoding CaiB/BaiF CoA-transferase family protein — translation MTSSSLQKTALGHIRVLDLTRVLAGPWCAQNLADLGADVIKVERPGSGDDTRSWGPPYLRDAEGNNTTEAAYYLAANRGKQAITVDIATPEGQNIIRQLAAKSDVVLENYKVGQLKKYGLDYESLKLVKPDLVYCSITGFGQDGPYAHRAGYDFIVQGMGGFMSLTGERDDLPGGGPQKAGVAIADLMTGMYATIAVMAALTHRDRTGEGQYIDMALLDVQVAMLANMNMNYLASGNAPKRWGNAHPNIVPYQTFATSDGHIIVAAGNDGQYKKFVQIGGLPELADDPRFSTNPKRVEHRDVLVPILANMVRLKSKQEWIDLLEEAGVPCGPINRLDEVFADPQVVARGMKIKVPHPAAGSVDLLASPMKLSVTPAITPGAPPLLGQHTQAVLGELLGYGPAQIEELKGKNII, via the coding sequence ATGACAAGCTCGTCGCTACAAAAAACCGCCCTGGGCCATATCCGCGTGCTGGACCTGACGCGCGTACTCGCTGGCCCCTGGTGTGCACAAAACCTGGCAGACCTGGGTGCAGATGTCATCAAGGTAGAAAGACCAGGCAGTGGCGACGATACCCGTAGCTGGGGGCCACCTTATTTGCGCGATGCAGAAGGCAATAACACGACAGAGGCGGCCTATTACCTCGCCGCCAACCGTGGCAAACAGGCCATCACGGTAGATATCGCCACGCCTGAAGGCCAGAATATCATCCGTCAACTGGCAGCAAAATCTGATGTCGTGCTGGAAAACTACAAGGTCGGTCAGTTAAAAAAATACGGCCTTGATTATGAATCACTGAAGCTGGTCAAGCCTGATCTGGTGTATTGCTCCATCACTGGCTTTGGCCAGGATGGCCCCTATGCCCACCGTGCTGGCTATGATTTTATCGTGCAAGGCATGGGTGGCTTCATGTCGCTGACGGGTGAACGTGATGACTTGCCTGGCGGCGGCCCGCAAAAAGCCGGGGTCGCCATCGCCGACCTCATGACTGGCATGTATGCCACCATCGCCGTCATGGCTGCCCTGACGCACAGGGACAGGACAGGCGAAGGCCAGTACATAGACATGGCCTTGCTGGATGTGCAGGTCGCCATGCTGGCCAACATGAACATGAATTACCTGGCCAGCGGCAATGCCCCCAAACGCTGGGGCAATGCCCATCCGAATATCGTGCCTTATCAGACCTTTGCGACCTCTGACGGTCATATCATTGTCGCTGCGGGTAATGATGGTCAGTATAAAAAATTTGTACAGATAGGTGGCCTGCCAGAGCTTGCAGATGACCCTCGTTTCAGCACCAACCCAAAGCGAGTAGAACACAGGGATGTGCTGGTGCCGATACTGGCAAACATGGTCAGACTCAAGAGCAAGCAGGAATGGATAGACCTGCTGGAAGAGGCCGGCGTGCCTTGCGGCCCGATCAACCGCCTGGACGAGGTATTTGCCGACCCACAGGTCGTAGCGCGTGGCATGAAGATCAAGGTTCCTCATCCTGCTGCTGGCAGCGTTGATCTGCTGGCCAGCCCGATGAAACTTTCAGTCACCCCCGCAATTACCCCCGGCGCCCCGCCCCTGCTGGGCCAACATACCCAGGCCGTATTGGGTGAATTGCTAGGCTATGGGCCAGCGCAAATTGAGGAATTGAAGGGCAAGAACATCATCTGA
- a CDS encoding sulfurtransferase — translation MPAAIQTPDKPYVNISAYKFITFDDTAEKRQVFLDKCKELNLKGTVLLTPEGINMFLAGLRHEIDAYMDWLHQDPRFADIVAKESFSDHQPFTKILVKLKAEIITMRMPLIKPEDGRAPAVDAHTLKRWLDQGHDDNGKAVVMVDTRNDFEVDVGSFDNTIDYRIAKFTEFPAVIEANRDALNDKTVVTFCTGGIRCEKAAIHMQNVGFDSVYQLEGGILKYFEEVGGDHYHGDCFVFDYRTALNPQLEATDTKQCFACRAVVTPREQLSPWYISGKSCPHCKKESTGATEAETTIAQ, via the coding sequence ATGCCCGCTGCAATACAAACACCCGATAAACCCTACGTCAATATTTCTGCCTACAAGTTCATCACCTTCGATGACACCGCTGAAAAACGCCAGGTATTTCTGGACAAATGCAAGGAACTGAATCTGAAAGGCACGGTACTGCTGACGCCGGAAGGCATCAATATGTTCCTGGCAGGTTTGCGCCATGAGATTGATGCCTATATGGACTGGCTGCACCAGGATCCACGTTTTGCAGACATAGTCGCCAAGGAAAGTTTTTCTGATCACCAGCCTTTCACCAAAATCCTGGTCAAGCTGAAGGCTGAAATCATCACCATGCGCATGCCACTGATCAAGCCTGAAGATGGCCGCGCCCCTGCGGTGGATGCCCATACGCTCAAGCGCTGGCTGGACCAGGGCCATGACGACAATGGTAAAGCCGTGGTCATGGTTGATACCCGCAATGATTTTGAAGTTGATGTTGGCAGTTTTGACAACACCATCGATTACCGTATTGCCAAATTCACAGAGTTTCCGGCTGTTATCGAAGCCAATCGCGATGCCTTGAACGACAAGACGGTAGTGACCTTCTGCACTGGTGGCATACGCTGCGAAAAAGCCGCTATACACATGCAGAATGTAGGCTTCGACAGTGTCTATCAGCTCGAAGGCGGCATCCTCAAGTATTTTGAAGAAGTCGGTGGAGATCACTACCATGGCGACTGCTTTGTGTTTGACTACCGCACAGCACTGAACCCACAACTGGAAGCTACAGACACCAAACAATGCTTCGCCTGCCGAGCTGTCGTCACGCCACGTGAGCAACTGTCTCCCTGGTATATCTCTGGCAAATCTTGCCCGCATTGCAAGAAAGAATCGACAGGGGCAACAGAGGCAGAAACCACTATTGCTCAATAG
- the ugpQ gene encoding glycerophosphodiester phosphodiesterase has translation MWPYPKVIAHRGGGSLAPENTLAAMRCGWEHGFAAVEFDVMLSKDGVPVLMHDPEFGRTVAGSGRVADTLAADLQKMDAGKWFSALFAGEPVPLYADVVRFCRQHGIWMNVEIKPSSGAEEETGRIVAEQTQALFTDVSVTDALHLPLFSSFSFAALMAAKHAAPTIPRGFLMDKVTPDWKASLQELAAKALHTNHKHLTADTAREIKDAGYGLFCYTVNTPERATEILHWGVDAFCTDRLDLISADF, from the coding sequence ATGTGGCCCTATCCTAAAGTCATTGCTCACCGTGGCGGTGGAAGCCTGGCGCCAGAAAATACGCTGGCTGCGATGCGTTGCGGATGGGAGCACGGTTTTGCTGCCGTGGAATTTGATGTCATGTTATCAAAGGATGGCGTCCCTGTGCTCATGCATGACCCTGAATTTGGCAGAACCGTGGCTGGCAGTGGCCGCGTGGCTGATACTTTGGCAGCAGATTTGCAGAAGATGGATGCTGGTAAATGGTTTTCAGCGCTATTCGCAGGAGAACCTGTGCCTCTGTATGCAGACGTGGTCAGGTTTTGCCGCCAGCATGGCATATGGATGAATGTGGAGATCAAGCCTTCATCAGGAGCGGAAGAAGAAACAGGACGTATCGTCGCAGAACAGACGCAAGCCCTGTTTACCGATGTTTCTGTGACCGATGCTCTGCATCTGCCCCTGTTTTCTTCATTTTCATTTGCCGCCCTGATGGCCGCCAAGCATGCTGCACCCACTATTCCGCGAGGGTTTTTGATGGACAAGGTCACGCCTGACTGGAAAGCCAGCTTGCAAGAGCTGGCTGCAAAAGCCCTGCATACAAATCACAAACATTTGACAGCAGACACGGCTCGGGAGATCAAAGACGCCGGATATGGCCTTTTCTGCTATACCGTCAATACACCTGAAAGGGCGACGGAAATACTGCATTGGGGTGTCGATGCCTTTTGTACAGACAGGCTGGACTTGATATCGGCAGATTTTTAG
- a CDS encoding LytTR family DNA-binding domain-containing protein — translation MTNKRALIAEDEPILALTLQKMLGKLWPELQICSLAENGVEAVQEALTQLPDILFLDIKMPGKTGLEVAQELAEEWPDQKPFPLIVYVTAYDEYAVEAFEHSASDYVLKPISEDRLNKTVQRLQARLADGPQRPNELERVLEQLRHLVPGQAAQPGNTAQPERLRIIRAAVGNQIRMINVDDVLYFEATDKYINVVTREHSSLIRSSLRELLPQLDSSIFWQIHRSTVVNTLHIQIANKDETGKITLKLKGSEDKLQVSRVYAHLFRQM, via the coding sequence ATGACAAACAAACGCGCCCTGATCGCCGAAGACGAACCCATCCTTGCCCTGACCCTGCAAAAAATGCTGGGCAAACTCTGGCCTGAGCTGCAAATCTGCAGCCTGGCTGAAAATGGCGTTGAGGCAGTGCAGGAAGCCCTGACACAGTTGCCCGACATCCTCTTTCTCGATATCAAGATGCCCGGCAAGACCGGGCTCGAGGTGGCGCAGGAACTGGCGGAGGAATGGCCGGACCAGAAACCCTTTCCTCTCATCGTGTATGTCACTGCCTATGATGAATATGCCGTTGAAGCCTTTGAACACTCTGCTTCGGACTATGTTCTGAAACCCATCAGCGAAGACAGGTTGAACAAAACCGTACAAAGATTACAGGCCCGCCTCGCTGACGGCCCGCAAAGACCGAATGAGCTTGAGCGTGTGCTTGAGCAACTGCGCCACCTCGTGCCTGGCCAGGCTGCCCAGCCTGGCAATACTGCGCAGCCAGAACGCCTGCGCATCATACGCGCCGCTGTCGGCAACCAGATACGCATGATCAATGTTGATGACGTATTGTATTTTGAAGCCACCGACAAATACATCAATGTCGTCACCAGGGAACATTCGTCCCTGATACGCAGCAGCCTGCGTGAACTCCTGCCACAACTCGACAGCAGCATCTTTTGGCAAATTCACCGCAGTACTGTCGTCAATACCCTGCATATACAGATCGCCAACAAGGACGAGACCGGCAAGATCACACTGAAGCTCAAAGGCAGTGAAGACAAGCTACAGGTTAGTAGAGTCTATGCACATTTGTTCAGACAGATGTAA
- a CDS encoding GNAT family N-acetyltransferase, with protein sequence MTNPKNINNLQWQCASFDELSNLQLHAILQARSAVFVIEQNCVYQDVDGKDPVSHHLTAWTPEGEVAAYLRIVPAGISFDEASLGRVISTQDWRGSGVGKALIANGIKALHARYPGAPIRIGAQAYLEKFYGSFGFETVSDIYLEDDIPHIEMLLVAKA encoded by the coding sequence ATGACAAACCCAAAAAATATAAACAATTTACAATGGCAATGCGCGAGCTTCGATGAATTGAGCAATTTGCAACTGCATGCCATCTTGCAGGCACGTTCTGCCGTATTTGTCATTGAACAAAACTGCGTTTATCAGGACGTCGATGGCAAAGACCCAGTTTCACATCACCTGACGGCCTGGACGCCGGAGGGCGAAGTGGCGGCCTATCTGCGCATAGTCCCTGCTGGTATCAGCTTTGATGAGGCTTCACTGGGCCGCGTCATCAGCACCCAGGACTGGCGTGGCAGCGGTGTTGGCAAAGCTTTAATTGCAAATGGCATCAAGGCTTTGCATGCACGGTACCCTGGCGCCCCTATACGCATAGGTGCCCAGGCTTACCTTGAAAAATTCTATGGCAGCTTTGGTTTTGAGACGGTTTCTGACATCTATCTGGAAGACGATATTCCCCATATCGAGATGCTGTTGGTCGCAAAAGCCTGA